From Rhodobium gokarnense, a single genomic window includes:
- a CDS encoding Dps family protein, translated as MEQTIDIGIKTEDRTAIADGLARLLADTYTLYLKTHNFHWNVTGPMFNTLHTMFEEQYTELATAVDEIAERIRALGVAAPGSYKQFADLTSLSEETSVPDAKEMIRQLVKDQEAVVRTARSVFPTAEAANDEPTADLLTQRMQIHEKTAWMLRSMIA; from the coding sequence ATGGAACAGACCATCGATATCGGCATCAAGACGGAAGACCGCACGGCCATCGCGGACGGCCTGGCGCGGCTGTTGGCCGACACCTACACCCTCTATCTGAAGACGCACAATTTCCACTGGAACGTCACCGGCCCGATGTTCAACACGCTGCACACCATGTTCGAGGAGCAGTACACGGAACTGGCGACGGCGGTCGACGAGATCGCGGAGCGCATTCGCGCCCTCGGCGTTGCCGCGCCGGGCTCCTACAAGCAGTTCGCGGACCTGACCTCGCTCAGCGAGGAGACCAGCGTGCCGGACGCCAAGGAGATGATCCGCCAGCTCGTCAAGGACCAGGAAGCGGTGGTGCGCACCGCGCGCAGCGTCTTCCCGACGGCAGAGGCCGCCAATGACGAGCCGACCGCCGATCTCCTGACCCAGCGCATGCAGATCCACGAAAAGACCGCGTGGATGCTGCGCTCCATGATCGCCTGA